In Plasmodium gaboni strain SY75 chromosome 14, whole genome shotgun sequence, one genomic interval encodes:
- a CDS encoding putative protein kinase translates to MDNDNKRKKTKKKKVRNVNNKNNNENKKKVIQESQDEQNYAEQYADQVKEILALHHIFFPLYVDNPGHVKKCDLPNDLMKDNEYIKDSKDLCENIIVDINDEINKNTCLTFSIFLNIDDIIEKYKITFICEKSYPYSYPNVVIHMKSKLNEEQKNDITLNIKKICAMNYGRITLFEICVFMNEYLNEIFSNDFQNLWEEMNYRIDDTSLKKDRDNEIFNDIHNEKEDGHKLENYKNGLNDNNDDDYKKNNELINNHSDGIYEHMKNHQCDQKGYYDIGGGLNDEIESKKKKTQILYEHGIQYDEIEINNKNKLIDNHIKDTYNFHSQPFNKKGYYNNEYLKEMYLSKNNDNETINDEKYIDNNLNTNLQNYNYLQNNIINEQKYFLNTYNFNSISGFSSINSCLINQQQYEINRNKEEWQTKIKTNFLENKLNSKNILDNSENYDMIIQCKDSNFKNFNIIKNISINNYRNTFLVRHSIDTNVYIIHSYVLLNISYFLTFFFNHMVFCNRDFNLFCNILNDKKEIQKNKKNKKNEELFKEYLNDIINLRNSKKKKNFLLKNSHDEDKNKQDYYIPTVHFFCSEYQFYANKNCVITQNKNNKNLHNILNEINHNRLKKVIHHYKLVRKINIKKIIYELAKLTKIHHKYLARYHFSWFEKEKIINKEEQDKKKKINQVNDLMKNVILNRLDQHVQHYMEEHYNNETDNINNDTQKIKNNKSKKDISYTQNKENIKNGHILKYNTNKIKEGFPCIQSFDSYCTDCACYNCCCSSSSCPLENDDTILQKNEDKNGNYRNNCENIKKEIIHLEKDKKKNNLIGDFSNNIERKGSHSMNSINIIEGSKGKDKDKHIHNSNNNNNNNNDNNNDNNNNYYNNSNDKEYDNNIKNIKNENYITPFKNDMNYFKNVAYIKSILNKKEYNKKTLYIQCEHCKGQSLEKEIENNFFQKNKYLIWNIFRQVLESLSYLHKQKIYIKNLNSQNIYLDNDKYGAHIKIINYSICNMIDYFYFYHYSYKNNSSYVQQFMQELYNDIKNIGKPLNKQNNENIIHSENIHDKESKEEDISVNKCNIFENKNDSLCKEFINDEKIINKEKNVPFDEYNRINKSFNYNDYNNDDYDDDNEKTIYTYPSSNEYKDFYVHSYNQYFYKCLNKKKYDYEELDLFSLGLLLYELWHRPFKSKEEKLINITTMIKEKTFSESFIKNIDNDSLKVLKFILISTINYDTTEKKITKLEYVDILNLNIKKDNEDYEHINNSMKTKTIKDMNDDLIIKEEGGIYNKNVNVNIENEKKMNKIKKNMNNYRDNMNNEMLLNMNKKNLNISEKPNLYCINNSISSILAKYNENDDNISNQKKNKDSEIYLDVKGDIRLLLMNSMESSPSHHITSENLKKVDQTNTYSEQLKKIYNFFNQDINILEDDKHISLKKDNMQKEDMLEKNVIFEDNEKKHNKSNQNDKINKNNGISSINNKDDENIKCTDEGKHQLNENKNNINNNDINNNNNNNNNNNNNNNNNNNNNNNNNNNFCSNHMVEEDICNTHDEHTTNKEEYVYKNNDSNKLPKITAEKLLNYPLIPVVIQRDIFKYFLQKLKHNSLNECINVLNILLYNNKELSFPFERNRNAYVYTHTSTYEYDVIKSYIFEYFNWYLSKKLCTYNQPHVFQLIKKKEDTFNEEVDNDVISKIPSNFLKKINLYKKEMKTTKMRIENDSDNNENKYEDVNSIENLDILEKNKSNKKNKKMKKNERNISKYSFDSLPEQNSNNLKNMQDLKKKKRYIKKENYNSTSSKDKNKKDSISKNEKNKKSDDEKKDNKKRNFLPILGTFSRFKKFPLIKRSNTYNVYRTDDMNTDFLINYDDKNGQCEISDKFDDTSSSYDNIKKDNIIHNDNIIHNDNIINNDNIPNSSHTIERLRTENEENKRNILNRFKDKLQLIDKNNKLVYMPFYLTESFLNLIPHYNLNKSFMNSFCFFQNYFFENNQYKIIKRENSIIYNNIITLNNEKDFFYGNNMNGNNDIEVNMSFCIYQLIILFNVIEIFEKFEEYLNNLIIKWSYTDLIIILIRDMLSLDCIKKIYFLYQIFEEGNISFKNLKKLLLYLDITYDENILKILYSLLYDQTDSLQNKMKKIIKMYDIKNHKNKKFINYITSTIIYLNNLFQYFNKSNHIFTWDFFMNHLQNAFGFAFAFNIYSNKNQKYLLSFGGVSTQVFKNYDKVPSNGTYNIIFEIFVDSISNIIFQAYKLLVYAFSLYNSLIQNGIKCECRITPLMETSKFEKSLLKYKNINIHVQINQKISSSTSINIEDYENSAENISSSNIINSEENVNIIYSTHIMRLNIKKNFENEASLINYIKQFYLKK, encoded by the exons atggataatgataataaaagaaaaaagacgaagaaaaagaaagtTCGAAACgttaataataaaaataataatg aaaacaaaaagaaagTGATACAAGAAAGCCAAGATGAACAAAATTATGCAGAACAATATGCAGATCAAGTTAAAGAGATATTAGCGTTAcatcatattttttttcctttgTATGTAGACAATCCAGG GCATGTAAAAAAATGCGATTTACCAAACGATTTAATGAAAgataatgaatatataaaggaTAGTAAGGATTTATgtgaaaatattattgttgatataaatgatgaaataaataaaaatacgTGTTTAACGTTTagtatatttttgaatattGATGATATTATAGAAAAGTATAAAATAACATTTATTTGTGAAAAAAGCTATCCATATTCATATCCAAATGTTGTTATACATATGAAAAGCaaattaaatgaagaacaaaaaaatgatataacattaaatataaaaaaaatatgtgCAATGAATTATGGAAGAATTACCTTATTTGAAATTTGTGTATTCATgaatgaatatttaaatgaaatattcAGTAATGATTTCCAAAATTTGTGGGAAGAAATGAATTATCGAATTGATGATACaagtttaaaaaaagacagagataatgaaatatttaatgatatacataatgaaaaagaagaCGGACATAAAttagaaaattataaaaatggactaaatgataataatgacgatgattataaaaaaaataatgaacTTATAAATAATCACAGTGATGGGATTTATGAACATATGAAAAATCATCAATGTGATCAAAAAGGTTATTATGATATAGGAGGAGGTCTAAATGATGAAATAGAATctaagaaaaaaaaaacacaaatattatatgaacatGGTATACAATATGATgaaatagaaataaataataaaaacaaacTTATAGACAATCATATAAAagatacatataattttcataGTCAAccttttaataaaaaaggttattataataatgaatatttGAAAGAAATGTActtatcaaaaaataatgataatgaaacaattaatgatgaaaaatatatagataataatttgaataCCAACCttcaaaattataattatttacaaaataatataattaatgaacaaaaatattttttaaataccTATAATTTCAATAGTATATCAGGATTTTCTTCAATAAACAGTTGCCTTATTAATCAACAAcaatatgaaataaatagaaataaagaagaaTGGCAAACAAAAATCAAAACAAAttttttagaaaataaattgaattcaaaaaatattttagaCAATTCAGAAAATTATGATATGATAATACAATGTAAAGATAgtaattttaaaaattttaatattataaaaaatatttcaattaataattatagaAATACATTTCTAGTAAGACATAGTATTGATAcaaatgtatatattatacattcTTATGTCCTATTAAATATCTCATATTTCTTAACCTTCTTTTTCAATCATATGGTTTTCTGTAATAGAGATTTTAATCTCTTCTGTAacatattaaatgataaaaaggaaattcaaaaaaataaaaaaaataaaaaaaatgaagaactatttaaagaatatttaaatgatattatCAATTTAAGAAattccaaaaaaaaaaaaaatttcttattaaaaaattctCATGATGAAGATAAGAACAAACaagattattatattcctactgtccattttttttgtagTGAATATCAATTTTATGCTAATAAAAATTGTGTTATTacacaaaataaaaataataaaaatttacacaatatattaaatgaaataaatcATAATCGTTTGAAAAAGGTTATTCATCATTATAAACTTGTACgtaaaattaatattaaaaaaatcatatatgAGCTAGCCAAATTAACCAAAATAcatcataaatatttagCTAGATATCACTTTTCATGGTTtgaaaaggaaaaaatcataaataaagaagagcaagataaaaaaaaaaaaataaatcaagTGAATGACTTAATGAAAAATGTTATTTTAAATAGACTTGATCAACATGTACAACATTATATGGAAGAACATTATAATAACGAAACAGAtaacataaataatgatacacagaaaataaaaaataataaaagtaagAAAGATATAAGTTATACACAAAAcaaagaaaatataaagaatggtcatatattaaaatataatacaaataaaataaaagaagGTTTTCCATGTATTCAGTCTTTTGATTCTTACTGTACTGATTGTGCTTGTTATAATTGTTGTTGTTCATCTTCTTCATGTCCATTAGAAAATGATGACACGATActacaaaaaaatgaagataaaaatGGAAATTATAGGAACAACTgtgaaaatataaaaaaagaaataattcATTTGGAAAAggacaaaaaaaaaaataaccTAATAGGAGatttttctaataatatagaaagAAAAGGATCACACAGTATGAATagtattaatataatagaaGGTTCAAAAGGTAAGGACAAAGATAAGCATATCcataatagtaataataataataataataataatgataataataatgataataataataattattataataatagtaatgataaagaatatgataataatattaagaatatcaaaaatgaaaattatataactCCTTTTAAAAACGATATGAActattttaaaaatgtagcatatataaaaagtatcttaaataaaaaagaatataataaaaaaacattatatatacaatgTGAACATTGTAAAGGACAATCAttagaaaaagaaattgaaaataatttttttcaaaaaaataaatatttaatatggAATATATTTAGACAAGTATTAGAATCTTTAAGCTATTTAcataaacaaaaaatatatataaaaaatttaaattctcaaaatatttatttagataatgataaatatggagcacatattaaaataatcaattatagtatatgtaatatgattgattatttctatttttatcattattcatataaaaataattccTCTTATGTCCAACAATTCATGcaagaattatataatgatataaaaaatataggGAAACcattaaataaacaaaataatgaaaacATTATACACTCTGAAAATATACATGATAAAGAATCTAAAGAAGAAGATATCTCtgtaaataaatgtaacatttttgaaaataaaaatgatagTTTGTGTAAGGAATttataaatgatgaaaaaataataaacaaagaaaaaaatgttccttttgatgaatataaccgtattaataaatcttttaattataatgattataataatgatgattatgatgatgataatgaaaaaacaatatatacATATCCATCAtcaaatgaatataaagATTTCTATGTTCATTCTTATaatcaatatttttataaatgtttaaataagaaaaaatatgattatgaagaattagacttattttcattaggtttattattatatgaattatgGCATAGACCATTTAAATCAAAAGAAGAAAAactaataaatataactACAATGATTAAGGAAAAAACATTCTCAGAATcgtttataaaaaatatagataatgATTCTTTAAAAgtattaaaatttattttaataagtactattaattatgatactactgaaaaaaaaataacaaaacTAGAATATGtagatattttaaatttaaatataaaaaaggataACGAAGATTATgaacatattaataatagtaTGAAAACGAAAACTATCAAAGATATGAATGATGATTTAATAATTAAGGAAGAAGGGGggatatataataagaatgTAAATGTGAATatagaaaatgaaaaaaaaatgaataaaataaaaaagaatatgaataattatagggataatatgaataatgaaatgttattaaatatgaataaaaagAATCTAAACATTTCAGAGAAACCtaatttatattgtattaATAATTCTATTAGTAGTATACTTGctaaatataatgaaaatgatgataatatatctaatcaaaaaaaaaataaggaTTCTGAGATATATTTAGATGTAAAAGGAGATATAAGATTACTTCTAATGAATAGTATGGAATCTTCACCTAGTCATCATATTACTTCAGAGAATTTGAAAAAAGTTGATCAAACAAATACATACTCAGAAcaattaaagaaaatatataatttcttcAATCAGGATATTAATATACTGGAAGATGACAAACATATATCTTTGAAAAAGGACAACATGCAAAAGGAAGACATgttagaaaaaaatgtcATATTTGaagataatgaaaaaaagCATAACAAGAGTAATCAGAATGATAAGATTAATAAGAACAATGGAATAAGTAGCATTAATAATAAggatgatgaaaatataaaatgtacTGACGAAGGTAAACACcaattaaatgaaaataaaaacaacatcaacaataatgatatcaacaataataataataacaacaataataataataataataataataataataataacaacaataataataataataataatttttgtaGTAACCATATGGTTGAAGAGGATATATGCAATACACATGATGAGCATACTACTaataaagaagaatatgtatataaaaataatgattcCAACAAATTACCAAAAATAACGGCAGagaaattattaaattatcCTTTAATACCTGTTGTGATTCAGAgagatatatttaaatattttcttcagaaattaaaacataattctttaaatgaatgtataaatgttttaaatattttattatataataataaagagTTATCTTTTCCATTTGAAAGGAATCGAAATGCATATGTATATACACATACATCTACATATGAATATGATGTTATTaaaagttatatatttgaatatttCAATTGGTATTTATCTAAAAAACTTTGCACATACAACCAACCTCATGTATTtcaattaataaaaaaaaaagaagatacTTTTAATGAAGAAGTAGATAATGATGTCATATCAAAAATTCCTAGcaattttttaaaaaaaattaatttatataaaaaagaaatgaagACAACAAAAATGCGTATAGAAAACGATTctgataataatgaaaacAAATACGAAGATGTTAATAGTATTGAAAATTTAgatatattagaaaaaaataaatccaataaaaagaacaaaaaaatgaaaaaaaatgaacGAAATATTAGtaaatattcatttgaTTCTTTACCTGAACaaaattcaaataatttgaaaaatatgcaagatcttaaaaaaaaaaaaagatatataaaaaaagagaatTATAATAGTACTAGTAGTAAGgataaaaacaaaaaggatagtatttcaaaaaatgaaaaaaataaaaaaagtgaTGATGAAAAGAAGGATAACAAAAAGAGAAATTTTCTTCCTATATTAGGCACATTTTCAAGGTTTAAAAAATTTCCTTTAATTAAGAGGAGTAATAcatataatgtatatagAACTGATGATATGAATACAGATTTTTTGATAAActatgatgataaaaatggaCAATGTGAAATAAGTGATAAATTTGATGATACAAGTAGTTCgtatgataatattaaaaaagataatattattcataatgataatattattcataatgataatattattaataatgataatattcCAAATAGTTCTCATACCATTGAACGATTAAGGACagaaaatgaagaaaataaacgaaatattttaaatcGATTTAAAGACAAATTACAACTTATTgataaaaacaataaatTAGTATATATGCCCTTTTATCTTACTGAgtcatttttaaatttaataccacattataatttaaataaaagCTTTATGAACTccttttgtttttttcagaattatttttttgaaaataatcaatataaaataataaaaagagaaaatagtattatatataataatatcattacattaaataatgagaaagattttttttatggTAACAATATGAATGGAAATAATGATATAGAAGTTAATATGTCGTTTTGTATTTAtcaattaataatattatttaatgttATTGAGATATTTGAAAAGTTTgaagaatatttaaataatttaataataaaatggaGTTATACAgatttaattattattttaattagGGATATGTTATCATTAGATTgcattaaaaaaatatattttttatatcaaatatttgaagaaggaaatatatcatttaagaatttaaaaaaattacttTTGTATTTAGATATAAcatatgatgaaaatatactgaaaatattatattctcTTTTATATGATCAAACAGATAgtttacaaaataaaatgaagaaaattataaaaatgtatgatattaaaaatCATAAGAATAAGAAATTTATTAACTATATAACATCAACcataatttatttaaataatctTTTCCAgtattttaataaatccaatcatatttttacatgggatttttttatgaacCACTTACAAAATGCCTTTGGATTTGCATTTGCATTTAATATTTACtcaaataaaaatcaaaaatatCTATTATCTTTTGGAGGTGTGTCAACACAagtatttaaaaattatgataagGTACCATCAAATGGcacatataatatcatttttgaaatatttgTAGATTCtatatcaaatataatatttcag GCTTATAAATTATTGGTGTATGccttttctttatataatagCTTAATACAAAATGGAATTAAG TGCGAATGCAGAATAACACCCCTGATGGAAACGTCCAAGTTTGAAAAGAGCTtattgaaatataaaaacattaaTATTCACGTGCAAATAAACCAAAAAATTAGCTCCAGTACATCAATTAATATAGAAGACTATGAAAATTCTGCagaaaatatttcttcttcaaatataattaattcagaggaaaatgtaaatattatatatagcACTCACATTATGAgattaaatattaaaaaaaattttgagAATGAGGCATCcttaataaattatataaaacaattttatttgaaaaaatga
- a CDS encoding putative peptide chain release factor 1 has product MKKLLFFFYCYIWFDLFVHVSNFYIKPKNYYTHKAKRTKNNVLKRYSFQLYNKKQTDLYNDNKNFIRIEFRPGVGGEEALTWSKELLNTYKLFAERNKCKVEKIQDISDSLVISSNENLNIIKEDKQIEINLYDLFKNESGIHQVKRIPKNDSKNRIHSSTATIAIFFHKKEEPKYEINLKDLKISTFRSSKPGGQNVNKIESGVCILHKPTGIQTECQEERTQELNKKLAMKRLIQKIQYMESKEKENIIQDERAKLIKESNRSNRIRTYNFFRGYITDHVNKKKIDLIYFEKGKLEYILNIF; this is encoded by the exons atgaaaaaactattattttttttttattgttatatatgGTTTGACTTATTTGTTCATGTGTCTaacttttatataaaaccA aAAAACTATTACACACATAAAGCAAAACgaacaaaaaataatgtgTTGAAAAGATATTCATTTCagttatataataaaaaacaaacaGATCTGTATAATgacaataaaaattttataagaaTAGAATTTCGTCCAGGAGTAGGGGGAGAGGAGGCGTTAACCTGGTctaaagaattattaaac acGTACAAACTGTTCGCAGAGAGGAATAAATGCAAAGTTGAAAAAATAcaa GATATTAGTGATTCCTTAGTTATAAGTTCAAATGAAAActtaaatataattaaagaGGACAAGCAAAttgaaataaatttatatgatctttttaaaaatgaaagtGGTATTCATCAGGTGAAAAGGATACCAAAGAATGATTCCAAA AATAGGATTCATTCATCCACAGCTACGATTgcaatattttttcataaaaaggaagaaccaaaatatgaaattaaTTTGAAAGATTTAAAAATTTCAACATTCAGATCGAGTAAACCAGGTGGACAAAATGTCAACAAG ATTGAATCAGGTGTGTGCATTTTACACAAACCTACTGGAATACAAACTGAATGCCAAGAGGAAAg AACTcaagaattaaataaaaaacttGCTATGAAAAGGttaattcaaaaaatacaatatatGGAAAGTaaagaaaaggaaaatattattcaaGATGAACGAGCTAAATTg ATAAAAGAAAGCAATAGAAGTAACAGAATTAGAAcgtataattttttcagAGGCTATATAACCGACcatgtaaataaaaaaaaaattgatttaatatattttgaaaagGGTAAACTAGaatacatattaaatatattttaa
- a CDS encoding putative transcription initiation TFIID-like: MYPPCKKKKLNNNEVTNIFLKNENKMSVHNISMNAVLCSSLNLDNIYKYFSNCIYNPREFKCMRIDVPVSLNTVHKYIKYLNNKKERQNDDISKMKNEQENEAIHSNNYIKEENITTESNKLNDNKLSDSNNSSSGKILTDNKSDENSINISKNKSNIDDNNSEIKKNTDIIYDMETMDPFNESEHTMNKKLIINVSIFSNGKIICTGNNSIEACKVAMKKIEKKLKQLNFKNIKLKKITITNILAVYNVGFSIVLPLFAQYYKSVDYDPNVFPACKVKIALMNDDNKSNDNNELNDNNYAWCNAKNTIDKDKSKVDIVSASIFSTGNITLTGGKSYENLQKCINILLPYLIKSKSQH, encoded by the exons ATGTATCCGCCTTgtaaaaagaaaaaactTAATAATAACGAGGTAAcaaacatttttttaaaaaatgaaaataagATGAGTGttcataatatttctatGAATGCTGTTTTATGTTCCTCATTAAATTTagataatatttataaatatttttcaaattgtatatataacCCTAGAGAATTTAAATGTATGAGAATTGATGTACCCGTCAGTTTAAATACAgtacataaatatataaaatatttgaataataaaaaggaaagacaaaatgatgatatatctaaaatgaaaaatgaACAAGAGAATGAAGCAATACATTctaataattatattaaagaaGAGAATATAACAACTGAAAGcaataaattaaatgataataaattatcaGATAGTAACAACTCATCGAGTGGTAAAATATTAACAGATAATAAATCAGATGAGAattcaataaatatatctaaaaataaatctaatatagatgataataatagtgaaattaaaaaaaatacagATATTATTTATGATATGGAAACGATGGATCCTTTTAATGAATCTGAACATAcaatgaataaaaaattaattattaatgtttcaattttttcaaatggtaaaattatatgtacaGGTAATAACTCAATTGAAGCTTGTAAAGTTGCtatgaaaaaaattgaaaagaaattaaaacaattaaattttaaaaatattaaattaaaaaaaataacaattacaaatattttGGCTGTATATAATGTGGGATTTTCTATAGTCTTGCCACTATTTGCtcaatattataaaagt GTGGACTATGATCCAAATGTATTTCCAGCATGTAAAGTAAAAATTGCCCTTATgaatgatgataataagTCTAATGACAACAATGAG cttaatgataataattatgcTTGGTGTAACGCTAAAAATACAATAGACAAGGATAAGAGCAAAGTGGATATCGTTTCGGCTAGTATTTTTTCAACAGGCAATATAACTTTAACAGGGGGAAAAAGTTACGAAAATCTTcaaaaatgtattaatatattattgccatatttaattaaaagTAAATCTCAACATTGA